One window from the genome of Lysobacter helvus encodes:
- a CDS encoding DEAD/DEAH box helicase, producing the protein MSALTLFDPPAPPAPRIRDGGLLATRLAGKHAALITGHFVMPAREGRYADFPDALPEKLATALRARGLSQLYAHQRAAWDATQRGEHIVVATPTASGKSLCYTLPVVAAAMTQQAKALYLFPTKALAQDQVAELIELNRAGDLGLRTATFDGDTPGDQRQAIRLNGDIVVSNPDMLHQGILPHHTKWAQFFEGLQYVVIDEIHSYRGVFGSHLANVLRRLKRVCAFYGASPTFILCSATIGNPQDHAEALLEADVTAITDSGAPSGEKHVLLWNPPVVNPDLGLRASARSQSNKIARTAIRSGLKTLVFAQSRTMVEVLTKYLKDVFDHDPRKPARIRAYRGGYLPTERREAERAMREGRIDGIVSTSALELGVDIGSLDVVVLNGYPGSVAATWQRFGRAGRRQQASVGVLVASSDPLDQYVVRHPEFFSAASPEQARIAPDQPVILLDHIRCAAFELPFLENERFGPVDPQVYLELLAQDGVVHAEGGRWEWIADSYPANAVSLRSVADGNFVVVDRTDGRQVIIAEVDYASAPLMLYEGAIHMVQSTPYQVERLDWEGRKAYVTRTHVDYYTDAIDYTKLKVLERFDGGIAGAGTCHHGEVHVVRRVAGYKKIRYYTHENIGYGPVTLPDHEMHTSALWWQLAQETLDARFASRQDALDGFLGAAHALHVVAKVAVMADAADLQKAVGSGDGAWFATTDGRGRGQLRSADGGESDPEVHDRFVPTVFLYDNYPGGVGQSEPLWRRQRDLVQHARTLVEGCDCKAGCPACVGPVLELQESLVDSPRALALRVLQALEAA; encoded by the coding sequence ATGTCCGCGCTCACGCTGTTCGATCCCCCCGCCCCGCCCGCACCGCGCATCCGCGACGGCGGCCTGCTCGCCACGCGCCTGGCCGGCAAGCACGCGGCACTGATCACCGGGCACTTCGTGATGCCGGCGCGCGAAGGACGTTACGCGGACTTCCCGGACGCGCTGCCGGAAAAACTCGCGACCGCCCTGCGCGCCCGCGGCCTGTCGCAGCTCTACGCGCACCAGCGCGCCGCATGGGACGCCACGCAACGCGGCGAGCACATCGTCGTCGCCACGCCCACCGCGTCGGGCAAGAGCCTGTGCTACACGCTGCCGGTCGTGGCGGCGGCGATGACGCAGCAGGCCAAGGCGCTGTACCTGTTCCCGACCAAGGCGCTCGCGCAGGACCAGGTGGCGGAGCTGATCGAACTCAATCGCGCCGGCGACCTCGGCCTGCGCACGGCCACCTTCGACGGCGACACGCCCGGCGACCAGCGCCAGGCCATCCGCCTCAACGGCGACATCGTGGTCAGCAACCCGGACATGCTCCACCAGGGGATCCTGCCGCACCACACCAAGTGGGCGCAGTTCTTCGAAGGCCTGCAGTACGTGGTGATCGACGAGATCCACAGCTATCGCGGCGTGTTCGGCTCGCACCTGGCCAACGTGCTGCGGCGGTTGAAGCGCGTGTGCGCGTTCTATGGCGCCTCGCCCACCTTCATCCTGTGCTCGGCGACCATCGGCAACCCGCAGGACCACGCCGAAGCGCTGCTCGAAGCCGACGTCACCGCGATCACCGATTCCGGCGCGCCCTCCGGCGAGAAGCACGTGCTGCTGTGGAATCCGCCCGTGGTCAATCCGGACCTCGGCCTGCGCGCCTCCGCGCGCTCGCAGAGCAACAAGATCGCGCGCACGGCGATCCGGTCGGGATTGAAGACGCTGGTGTTCGCGCAGTCGCGCACGATGGTCGAGGTGCTCACCAAGTACCTGAAGGATGTCTTCGACCACGATCCCCGCAAGCCCGCGCGCATCCGCGCGTATCGCGGCGGCTACCTGCCCACCGAGCGGCGCGAAGCGGAACGCGCGATGCGCGAAGGCCGCATCGACGGCATCGTGTCGACGTCCGCGCTGGAACTGGGCGTCGACATCGGCAGCCTGGACGTCGTGGTGCTCAACGGCTATCCGGGCTCGGTCGCCGCGACGTGGCAGCGCTTCGGCCGCGCCGGGCGCCGGCAGCAGGCGTCGGTCGGCGTGCTGGTCGCCAGCTCCGATCCGCTCGACCAGTACGTCGTGCGCCATCCGGAATTCTTCTCGGCGGCGTCGCCCGAACAGGCGCGCATCGCGCCGGACCAGCCGGTGATCCTGCTCGACCACATCCGCTGCGCCGCGTTCGAACTGCCGTTCCTCGAGAACGAACGCTTCGGCCCCGTCGATCCGCAGGTGTACCTGGAGCTTCTCGCGCAGGACGGCGTGGTGCACGCCGAAGGCGGCCGCTGGGAATGGATCGCCGACAGTTATCCGGCCAACGCGGTGAGCCTCCGCTCGGTGGCCGACGGCAACTTCGTGGTGGTGGATCGCACCGACGGGCGCCAGGTGATCATCGCGGAAGTCGACTACGCGTCCGCGCCCCTGATGCTCTACGAAGGCGCGATCCACATGGTGCAGTCCACGCCTTACCAGGTGGAACGCCTGGACTGGGAAGGCCGCAAGGCCTACGTCACGCGCACGCACGTCGACTACTACACCGACGCCATCGACTACACCAAGCTCAAGGTGCTCGAACGCTTCGATGGCGGCATCGCGGGCGCGGGCACGTGCCACCACGGCGAAGTGCACGTCGTGCGGCGCGTGGCGGGCTACAAGAAGATCCGCTACTACACGCACGAGAACATCGGCTACGGCCCGGTCACGCTGCCCGACCACGAGATGCACACGAGTGCGCTGTGGTGGCAGCTGGCGCAGGAGACGCTGGATGCGCGGTTCGCGTCGCGGCAGGACGCGCTGGATGGGTTCCTCGGTGCGGCGCATGCGTTGCACGTGGTCGCCAAGGTGGCCGTGATGGCGGACGCGGCCGACCTGCAGAAGGCGGTGGGCAGCGGCGATGGCGCGTGGTTCGCCACCACCGACGGCCGCGGGCGCGGGCAACTGCGCAGCGCCGACGGCGGCGAATCCGATCCCGAGGTGCACGATCGCTTCGTGCCCACGGTGTTCCTCTACGACAACTATCCCGGCGGCGTGGGCCAGAGCGAACCCTTGTGGCGCCGCCAGCGCGACCTCGTGCAGCACGCGCGCACGCTCGTCGAAGGTTGCGACTGCAAGGCGGGTTGCCCCGCGTGCGTGGGCCCGGTGCTCGAACTGCAGGAATCCCTCGTCGATTCGCCGCGCGCGCTCGCGTTGCGCGTGCTGCAGGCCCTGGAGGCCGCGTGA
- a CDS encoding ribonuclease H-like domain-containing protein has translation MSITLEKLQRLKRQAGGEIAPREPAPLPAPPARPTFAPRPAQASIEQLRQLLRIRAPSPPLCPPSTDRALPGIEIAPGLHLREVQVADDAVPATFCGVFDRKDALDASRMLFFDTETTGLAGGTGTRAFMIGAADWHGGALRIRQLTMRTMAAEQAMLDAFRTWVAPDTLLVSYNGKCYDAPLLATRYRLARQTNPLAGLAHVDLLYPTRRAYRGVYENCRLATIERQVLRIVREDDLPGSEAPAAWLAFLRGGSAQNLRRVLAHNHQDVVSLSRLLRHLSAMHVRTAELAG, from the coding sequence GTGAGCATCACCCTCGAGAAACTCCAGCGACTCAAGCGCCAGGCCGGTGGCGAGATCGCACCACGCGAACCGGCACCACTTCCCGCCCCGCCCGCGCGGCCCACGTTCGCGCCGCGGCCCGCGCAGGCGTCGATCGAACAACTGCGGCAACTGCTGCGCATCCGCGCGCCGTCGCCGCCGCTGTGTCCACCCTCGACCGATCGCGCGTTGCCCGGCATCGAAATCGCACCGGGCCTGCACCTGCGCGAAGTGCAGGTGGCCGACGACGCGGTGCCTGCCACGTTCTGCGGCGTCTTCGATCGCAAGGACGCGCTCGATGCCTCGCGCATGCTGTTCTTCGACACCGAAACCACGGGCCTGGCCGGTGGCACCGGCACGCGCGCCTTCATGATCGGCGCGGCGGACTGGCACGGCGGCGCGCTGCGCATCCGCCAGCTCACGATGCGCACGATGGCCGCCGAGCAGGCCATGCTCGATGCCTTCCGCACGTGGGTAGCACCCGACACGCTGCTGGTCAGCTACAACGGCAAGTGCTACGACGCGCCGCTGCTCGCCACGCGCTATCGCCTGGCGCGGCAGACCAATCCGCTCGCGGGACTGGCGCACGTCGACCTGCTGTATCCGACGCGCCGTGCGTATCGCGGCGTGTACGAAAACTGCCGCCTGGCCACCATCGAACGCCAGGTGCTGCGCATCGTGCGCGAGGACGACCTGCCCGGTTCCGAAGCGCCCGCGGCGTGGTTGGCGTTCCTGCGCGGCGGCAGCGCGCAGAACCTGCGGCGCGTGCTCGCGCACAACCACCAGGACGTGGTGTCGCTGTCGCGCCTGCTGCGGCATCTCAGTGCGATGCATGTGCGTACTGCAGAGTTGGCCGGCTGA